The region CTCCATGTCGGCGGCGCGGGCGAGCACCAGCACGCAGGGCGTCGGGTCGCCCGGCTCGTCGGCGACCAGGTCCGCCCGGAACATCCGGTCCTGGAAGTCCAGCGCCGTGTCCGGTGACCGGAAGAAGTAGTCCTGGCCCTGCAGCAGCATCGGGGTGGGACGGAGGGACGGCTCAACGGCTGCCCCAGACGAGTTCCCGGGGTCGGCGGGTCGACCCTCGGCAGCGCCCATCGTCAATCGTCCTTCTTCCGGAAGACCCGGGATGCCTCGTGGTAATCCACCGCGAACTCGGCGAGCGGACCTTCCTCCACCGCGCCGCTGCGAAGCAGTGCAGCGAGCTCTTTCAGTGTCAAGGAATTCACCCCTTCCCCCGCATGACGCATCCTTTCAGGTGAAGACCTCGAGACAGTCTTCGATTTCTCACTACAGATTGTCAAGGATAGCGGTGCGAGATATAGCCCGCACGGATCACGGCGAAGGGCACAAGAAAACCGCGTGCCGGGGCGGCACGCGGCTTCGTTGCGGCGAGTGCCTGAGCGCTTCGCTCGGTCAGCTCGCGGCGGCCCGCTCGAAGGCGGCCCGCGGGTTCTGGATCTGCCCCATCGACACCACTTCGCGCTTGAACAGGAACGCCAGCGTCCAGTCGATGATGATCCGCATCTTGCGGTTGAACGTGGGCATCCGGCTCACGTGGTACGAGCGGTGCATGAACCAGGCGATGAAGCCCTTGGCCTTGAAGCCGTAGACGTCGGCGACGCCCTTGTACAGCCCCATGCCGGCCACCGAACCGGCGTAGGCGTGCCGGTATTCCTTGGTCTGCTTGCCGCGCAGCGAGGCCAGCAGGTTCTTGGCCAGCTGGTTGGCCTGCCGCACCGCGTGCTGAGCGGAGGGCGCGCAGGTGGCGCCGGGGTTCTCCTCGGTCTTGGACAGGTCCGGGACCGCGGCGCAGTCACCGGCCGCCCACACCCCGGGCAGACCCTCGACCTGCAGGTGCGCGGACGCCCGCACCCGGCCGCGCTCGTCCAGCGGCAGGTCGCTGTTCTTCAGCACCGGGTTGGCCTTCACACCCGCGTTCCACACCAGCGTGTCGGTGTCGAACTCGGTGCCGTCCGAGAGCACCGCGTGCCCGCCCTCGACGGACTTCAGGAAGGTGTTCAGGTAGACCTTGATGCCGCGCTCTTCGAGGGCCTTGACGACGTAGACGCCCATCTTCTCGCTGACCTCGGGCATCACCCGGCCGGCGGCCTCGACCAGCGCCCAGGACATGTCGTCGGGCTTGATGTTGTTGTAGTAGCGCGTCGCGTAGCGGGCCATGTCCTCCAGCTCGGCCAGCGCTTCGACGCCCGCGAAGCCGCCGCCGACGAAGGTGAAGGTCAGCAGCCGGTTGCGCAGTTCCGGATCGTCGGTGTTGGCTGCGGCGTCCATCTTGCCCAGCACGTGATTGCGCAGGTAGGTGGCCTCACCAACGGTCTTCAGGGAGATGCCCTCCTCGGCGAGGCCGGGGATCGGCAGCAGTCGCGAGACCGAGCCGAGCGCCACGACGAGCACGTCGTAGGCGAGGTTCTCGGAACCGGTCTGCGGGTTCTCGACCGTCACGACCTTTTCGTCGTGCTTGATCTCGGTGACAGCGGCGGTGACCACATGGCACCGCTTCAACACTCGTCGCAGTGGCGCTACCACATGGCGGGGTTCGACCGAACCCGCTGCCGCTTCCGGTAGGAAGGGCTGGTAGGTCATGTGCGGCTGAGGATCGACGACCGTCACGGAGGCTTCCTGACGCCCCAGCTTCTTCTGCAGCTGAAGTGCCGTGTACATGCCGACGTAACCGCCGCCGAGGATGAGAATCCGCGTGGGATCGGATTTACCAGCCATGCCAGCATGGTCGCACCACGGACCGTGCACGCGCTGCAGCCACCCCCCTTAATGTGACGCCAGTCGCGAGTGGCATCGATCACGATCAACGCGCTGTGCACGGACAAACGCGCTGCGTACGCGCCCGCTCGGGGCACGAGAAGGCGGTGTCAGAGTGACATCACCTAGGTGTCATGGGTGGCTGGTTTCCGCCACCCTACCGAATCTTGCGGCCCGATGACCAAACCGAAGCGAATTCTTCTGATTACAATCCGTCGACCTGCATATTTGATGCGAACTTAACCCAGACGGATGGCGCCTTCGAGCGACTCGGCGACGCCGTTGCCGCCTCGACAACCTGAGGCGATGCAGGCCAGAACCGCTCTGAGGTACTCCTCAAGCTCCCCGGGACGAACCATCCAGGGCCACGCCGGGGTGGTACCTGCACGACCTCTGGATCACCTGCTTCGGCCCGACGCCGAATGCTCGCACTGACCCGCGAGGTCAGCAGCCTTCGGTCCAGTACCGCTGCACCCGGGCTATCGCGGCATCCTTCGTCATACCCGCGACCTCCGCCTCATCAAGGCCAACACGGGAAAGCAGCAGGTGCACGAGATCGGCGGGCAAAGCCTCCGGCCGCTGCTCGGGAATGCCGCGATCCGGCTTGACTCCATCGCCTACGCAGGCCCAGAACTCTTTCTCGTCCACCTCGAGCTGATCACGGAGGATGTGCTTCCACATCCCCGGTCCATAGTCGGTCCGATCCACCGGGTGCGAGATCCGCGTTCGGAGTATTCGCCCATCCGGCAGACCGAGTTCGTAGGTGACGTGATGGGTACCGGTACGCCCATGCGCGTTGCGCACCTCGCGCCATTGCTCGACTCGGCAGAAGGTGTCGTGGTCTTTGCGCGTTGCCAGCGGCCACGTCACCGCGTTGCCCCGATAAGCCAGTCGCGCAACTGCTCGTCATTGCTCAGGCTCACCAGTTGGACCAAGCCCCAATGTTCCCGATGATTCGGCGCATCGAGCAAACGGTCCTGCCAATCGTCCGCGTACTCCCGCAAGGCATCGATCATCTCGGCGATGGCTTCGTCGAACGTCGCCCCGTCGGCCGCCACCGGGAGCCCGGGGATGAACACTGACCACCCTCCGGCTTCCGGAACCACCTGCGCGCGCGAGATCACGAGCGACGCGAGGAAATGACGCAGGCGTTCTACATCGACGACAGCCGTCAGTGCCGAGTCACGGCGGACCGTGGCGACACGCCCGCGTTCGGCAGCGTCCAGCAAATCTTTCAGATGTGCTCGCGCCTCGGTGTAGCTGCCGTAGTGCAGTGCGGACATTGCCTCTCCTCTGGTCACCTTCAGCTTGCCCCATGCCGATAAGTACGTCAAGTACTCGACGTACTTACATGAACTCCGCAGCCGGTGACCTGCAGCAACTGGGGGGTGAGTTTTTCCGGTCACGGTGTGCTGGTGACTGACGTCATGGGCACGGAGCGCGTTGTGGCTAGGCATTTTGTTGGCGCAGCCCCAGGAGTGCCGGCTATGCAGTCACCGGCTGCATTCGGGGTTGGCGGCCATGTCGACCCTGACAATTCGCGGTCTCGACCAGGAGGTACCCGCCCGGCTTCGCGAGGCCGAAGCCCGGGCGATCTTGAGGGCAGGGGTCGGGTCTCAGCGCTGGGCTGCTTGCTGCGCCACCCGCTCCAGCCGGTTTCGGTAGTCCTCCCACCACGCCTCGTCGCCCGGCGCCATGTTTTCGTTGCCGTCTCGAAGCCCGACGGCCCCGTCGATGAGTTCCCGGACGATGTCGGCATGACCGCCGTGCCGCTCAGTCTCGGCGATCATGTGCACCAATACCCGGTGCAGCGTCACCTCACCCCGGTCGCTCGGCCACCACGGAACTCGCCCAACCGCGTCCAACGCAAGCTCGTTGATCGTCGCGTCCGAATGCGCCCATACGCTGCGGTACAGCCCGACGATCTGGTCGCGGGATTCATCCGCGGTCGCCCACATGTCCGCGTTGGGTTCGGCGTCCTCGGCAAGCCAGGGGAGCTGTTCGGAGGACGGGCGCCCGAACGTTTCACCGAAATACCCGAGCTCCACGCTGGCGACGTGTTTGACCAGCCCCAACAGGTTGGTTCCCGTCGGTGTCAGCGGACGGCGGACGTCGCGCTCACCGAGCCCGTCGAGCTTCCACAACAGGGCCTCACGGGCGGCCTGGAGGTAACGATGGAGGTCCGCCTTCTGATCAGATCCGGTCATGCCGGACACCCTGCCACCAGACGCCGACAGCGCCTCAGAACTAGAGATCACTGAACCCCGCCAGCTTCAGCACGTCACGCAGCATCGCCGGTTGAGGTTGCCGGTGCAGGTGTTCTGCAGAGGTGAACGGATTCACGGCAAAGTCCGCATCATCGACGCTCGTCGCTGGCCTCGAGGAGCTCTTCGACCAGAAACTCAGGCCGACAACGGCTGGATCCGGTCCAACGTGTCAGCGAGGACGTCTTTCTCCCGCTCCAGGTCGTAGCGGGACTGAAGATTCAGCCAAAACCTCTCCGATGTACCGAAGAAGCGTGCGAGCCGCAGCGCGGTGTCAGCCGAGATCCCACGCTTGCCGTGCACGATCTCGTTGATGCGGCGTGGCGGAACGCCGATCGCGACTGCCAGCCGGTGCTGAGTGACGCCGAGCGGCTCCAGGTACTCCTCGGCCAGGACCTCTCCGGGATGAACCGGAGGCATGACGAACTCGTCAGACATCCTCGTTTCCTTCAGTGATAGTCCACGATCTCGACGTTCTCCGGACCAGCGGTCGTCCACTGGAAGCAGATGCGCCACTGCTGGTTGATCCGAATGCTGTACTGGCCGGCTCGATCACCATTCGGCTTCTCCAACCGGTTACCAGGGGGAACCCGCAGGTCCTCCATGGTCTCCGCCGCATCCAAGACAACGAACGGCACCGAGATCATCCGATTCTCGCCCGCACCTTCGCCTGCTTCAGCACCGACCGCAGCATCGCCGGTGTGAGCTTGCCGATGCAGGTGTCCCGCTGGCCCTGTGAACGGGTTTACGGAGATCCGCCAGTTGTTTCGTCGACGGATGGCCGGCGCGCCTTCTCACCCGTGGACGACGACCACCCGCTGATCCTTGGGCCGATCGACTTCCTCGACGAGCCGGTTCAGATCATCAGGATCGCTGGTAAGGAGCACCACCGGACGGACGAGGCCAAGCGCGGTAGCCGCCACCACAGCATCGATGGCACAGCGATGCCCGGACAATCCGGTGGCGCCGAGCAGCTCGCCCGCAGCTCGTGCAACGTCCGAAGTTACCGGCAGAACCGAAATCCGCGACAGCACGCGATGCACGGAGGCATCGCGCCGACCGCCACGGAGCACCTCAGTAAGCGTGATGGCGCTGACCACGACTCTGGCACGGCGAGCACGCGCGGTTTCCAGGTACGCACGTGCGCGTGCATCGCCGCTCGCAAGCTTCGACAAGCCTTCGCTGTCAAGGACAAGTGCGCCGCCCGCCGCTATTGAGCGTCCGGCCATGCCGCCCTCGCCTCCGCCAGCACGTCCTCGGGCACCGGGCCATGCTCGGCCTCAAGGAGGTCAGATAGTTCAGCGAGGAGATCCAACTCCAGCTGCCTTGCCACTGCGTCTGTCACGTAGTGACTGAACTCGCCTCTTCCTACGCGTCGCTGCACTGCTGCGGTGAGTTCCTCGGGCATGGACACGCTGACCTTGCGAGCCCTCCCCAGCGACCGCACGTTGCTCGCCATGCTTGTGTCCTGGGATTCCTCGAAACCAGCCGAACGCTTGCTCAGCTCGTGGTACCCGCTGAGCAGCGCCGCCACGCGCTCAGCGAGGTCGACCGTCTCTCGGGCGTGGCGAGCGGGCGGGTCGTCGGGGGCGAAGTCGTGAGGCATCGCACTCATAGCGCCATGCTACCGCCGGTAGCAACCCAGGGGCTAACTCGCTTACGGTTTACTCCAGCCCCGTCAGCTCCTTCACCCGCTCCAGCACCGACCGCAGCATCGCCGGATGAGCTTGCCGGTACAGGTGTTCTGCTGGCTAACGTGAACGGTTTTGCGGAGTACCCCGTTCGGCCTTGGCTAGTGCGCAGGTCCGGCCGGTGCTAGCATTGCAGTCATCGACAGCATCCGGAGGCGACTCATGCCGACCTTGACGATCCGCGGTTTAGATGACGAGACCCATGCACGACTCCGGGTCCAGGCAGCGCAGCACGGACGCTCGA is a window of Saccharopolyspora phatthalungensis DNA encoding:
- a CDS encoding NAD(P)/FAD-dependent oxidoreductase — encoded protein: MAGKSDPTRILILGGGYVGMYTALQLQKKLGRQEASVTVVDPQPHMTYQPFLPEAAAGSVEPRHVVAPLRRVLKRCHVVTAAVTEIKHDEKVVTVENPQTGSENLAYDVLVVALGSVSRLLPIPGLAEEGISLKTVGEATYLRNHVLGKMDAAANTDDPELRNRLLTFTFVGGGFAGVEALAELEDMARYATRYYNNIKPDDMSWALVEAAGRVMPEVSEKMGVYVVKALEERGIKVYLNTFLKSVEGGHAVLSDGTEFDTDTLVWNAGVKANPVLKNSDLPLDERGRVRASAHLQVEGLPGVWAAGDCAAVPDLSKTEENPGATCAPSAQHAVRQANQLAKNLLASLRGKQTKEYRHAYAGSVAGMGLYKGVADVYGFKAKGFIAWFMHRSYHVSRMPTFNRKMRIIIDWTLAFLFKREVVSMGQIQNPRAAFERAAAS
- a CDS encoding cytotoxic translational repressor of toxin-antitoxin stability system, whose protein sequence is MTWPLATRKDHDTFCRVEQWREVRNAHGRTGTHHVTYELGLPDGRILRTRISHPVDRTDYGPGMWKHILRDQLEVDEKEFWACVGDGVKPDRGIPEQRPEALPADLVHLLLSRVGLDEAEVAGMTKDAAIARVQRYWTEGC
- a CDS encoding prevent-host-death protein; the protein is MSALHYGSYTEARAHLKDLLDAAERGRVATVRRDSALTAVVDVERLRHFLASLVISRAQVVPEAGGWSVFIPGLPVAADGATFDEAIAEMIDALREYADDWQDRLLDAPNHREHWGLVQLVSLSNDEQLRDWLIGATR
- a CDS encoding DinB family protein — protein: MTGSDQKADLHRYLQAAREALLWKLDGLGERDVRRPLTPTGTNLLGLVKHVASVELGYFGETFGRPSSEQLPWLAEDAEPNADMWATADESRDQIVGLYRSVWAHSDATINELALDAVGRVPWWPSDRGEVTLHRVLVHMIAETERHGGHADIVRELIDGAVGLRDGNENMAPGDEAWWEDYRNRLERVAQQAAQR
- a CDS encoding HigA family addiction module antitoxin encodes the protein MSDEFVMPPVHPGEVLAEEYLEPLGVTQHRLAVAIGVPPRRINEIVHGKRGISADTALRLARFFGTSERFWLNLQSRYDLEREKDVLADTLDRIQPLSA
- a CDS encoding type II toxin-antitoxin system RelE/ParE family toxin — protein: MPFVVLDAAETMEDLRVPPGNRLEKPNGDRAGQYSIRINQQWRICFQWTTAGPENVEIVDYH
- a CDS encoding type II toxin-antitoxin system VapC family toxin, with the protein product MAGRSIAAGGALVLDSEGLSKLASGDARARAYLETARARRARVVVSAITLTEVLRGGRRDASVHRVLSRISVLPVTSDVARAAGELLGATGLSGHRCAIDAVVAATALGLVRPVVLLTSDPDDLNRLVEEVDRPKDQRVVVVHG